Proteins encoded within one genomic window of Humulus lupulus chromosome 1, drHumLupu1.1, whole genome shotgun sequence:
- the LOC133831576 gene encoding uncharacterized protein LOC133831576 — translation MDWAEFQQAFNDKFYNAAVQSSKVDDFTTLTQGNMTVTEDALKFDRLAKFAADLVPTNATRVDRFVRGLNPMIARDVEIVSIGGTVIFSECDKCKKHNQGEFRANACYSCGKEGHIKWNCPQKSQEGVKEHHKKDDNLVPARVFALTKPQVEASTFVVLGHIFIAGIDCHVLIDSGATNSFVAKRIMDGFNRSHEMHANGFGTMLPTGEVVISGKWFRALPLKVDYRELYVDLIELDITDFDVVLGMDWLKKYNATIDCKKKMVVFKPDEEEPFTFMGTTIGLRVPIISALEAGKMLQHGRMGFLVSVVNIAGTMMQGLEDTRIVRNYLDVFPEDLPGLPPLREIEFTIELALETAPISKAPYRMAPAGLKELKFQLQELLELGFIRKSYSPWGVPVLFIKKKDGSMWMCIDYRELNKVTIKNKYPFPRKANVVDDALSHRSQGQVVAIRNIPSKLMEELEQTVRYKERICVPNDLEIKKEILNEEHTTPYSLHPGTTKIWTWEEIATDFVVGLPKTTKQHDSVWVILDRFTKLAHFVPVRTVFTAEQYAVLYVQEIVRLYGVPKSIVSERDPKLTYPSHILTYEVLDMQLDLSYEEKPIRILNKKEKTLRNKMISWRFEGDHQSGLLKGYKSHRRQGSEFWWPNLDLFRDVNIWVPRVRNMLG, via the exons ATGGATTGGGCAGAATTTCAGCAAGCTTTTAATGACAAGTTTTACAATGCTGCAGTACAGTCATCGAAGGTGGATGATTTTACCACCTTGACTCAAGGGAATATGACGGTGACAGAGGACGCACTAAAGTTTGACAGGCTTGCCAAGTTCGCGGCAGATTTAGTGCCAACCAATGCAACTAGAGTAGATCGGTTTGTTCGAGGCTTAAATCCTATGATAGCCAGAGATGTAGAGATTGTATCAATAGGGGGAACAGTAATATTCTCAG AGTGTGATAAATGTAAGAAGCACAACCAAGGAGAATTTCGAGCAAACGCGTGTTATAGTTGTGGTAAGGAAGGACACATCAAGTGGAATTGCCCACAAAAGTCTCAGGAAGGGGTTAAAGAGCACCACAAGAAGGACGATAATCTAGTTCCAGCACGTGTGTTCGCTCTCACTAAGCCTCAGGTAGAAGCAAGCACTTTCGTGGTCTTAGGTCATATTTTTATCGctggaattgattgtcatgtTTTAATTGATTCTGGAGCCACTAATTCATTTGTTGCTAAGAGAATAATGGATGGATTTAATAGATCTCATGAGATGCATGCTAATGGGTTTGGGACCATGTTACCAACCGGGGAGGTGGTAATATCTGGGAAGTGGTTTAGAGCCTTGCCTTTGAAGGTAGATTATAGGGAGCTATatgtagacttgattgagctgGATATCACTGACTTTGACGTAGTCCTTGGGATGGATTGGCTGAAAAAGTACAATGCTACCATTGATTGCAAGAAGAAAATGGTGGTGTTTAAGCCTGACGAAGAGGAGCCTTTTACATTCATGGGGACAACAATAGGACTACGAGTTCCAATCATTTCAGCGTTAGAAGCTGGGAAGATGCTACAACATGGACGCATGGGATTTTTGGTGAGCGTAGTTAATATAGCAGGAACGATGATGCAAGGATTGGAAGACACAAGGATAGTACGTAACtacttggatgtatttccagaagacttgccaggattgccaccactaCGAGAAATTGAGTTCACAATTGAGCTAGCACTAGAGACAGCGCCAATCTCGaaagcaccttatagaatggcaccagctggATTGAAGGAGTTAAAGTTTCAACTACAGGAACTACTTGAACTAGGTTTCATTAGGAaaagttactcaccatggggagtACCGGTGTTATTcataaagaagaaggatgggtcaatgtggatgtgcattgattatagggaacTTAACAAGGTcaccatcaagaataaatacccttTCCCAA GGAAGGCAAATGTGGTAGACGACGCTCTAAGTCATAGAAGCCAGGGGCAGGTAGTGGCTATAAGAAATATACCTTCCAAGTTGATGGAGGAACTAGAACAAACAG TGAGATATAAGGAACGAATATGTGTGCCAAATGATTTAGAAATTAAGAAGGAGATTCTTAATGAGGAGcatactactccttattctttACACCCAGGGactacgaagat ATGGACGTGGGAAGAGATTGCTACGGActttgtggtggggttacctaaGACCACAAAGCAACATGATTCAGTCTGGGTGATCCTTGATAGGTTCACAAAATTGGCACACTTTGTACCTGTCAGAACAGTATTCACAGCAGAACAATATGCAGTGCTCTATGTGCAAGAGATTGTGAGACTTTATGGTGTACCAAAGTCAATCGTTTCAGAGAGAGACCCAAAATTAACGT ACCCGTCTCACATTCTTACTTATGAGGTGTTGGATATGCAACTAGACCTATCATATGAAGAAAAGCCTATAAGAATTCTTAATAAGAAGGAAAAAACATTAAGAAATAAGATGATCAG CTGGAGGTTTGAAGGAGATCACCAATCTGGGCTATTGAAGGGCTACAAATCTCATAGGAGACAAGGGTCTGAGTTTTGGTGGCCGAATCTTGACCT GTTTAGAGATGTTAATATCTGGGTTCcaagggttagaaacatgttaggatag